The Psychrobacillus sp. FSL K6-4046 DNA window TGTCGTAAAACGACCCAAGATTATCCAGTAAAACAATGGATTAGCCAAAAATAAAAACATTTTGATATACTACATATAGAACAGAGTGTTATAATATATATAGAACAAGAGGTAAATAGGAGGTCATGAAATGTTTATAGAGATAAAGCCGAATTCATCTGTGCCGATCTATTTACAGCTAGCGCAACAATTGATGGAAGGAATGGCTAGAGGAGAACTAAAGCCAGGGGATTCCTTGCCATCTGTTAGAAGCTTTGCCAGTGATTTGGGTATGAATATGCATACGGTTAATAAGGCTTATCATCTTTTGGAGGAGAAAGATTTCATTCAAATTGTTCCGAAGTCAGGGGTAATTATACAACCAAAAGGTATGGAAAAAGCAACAGATCAACAAAAGCAAGTGTTAGCTGAACAGATTCGCCCATTGTTAGCAGAGGGGATGGTATTGCAACTTTCAGAGGAAGAAATGGTTG harbors:
- a CDS encoding GntR family transcriptional regulator, whose translation is MFIEIKPNSSVPIYLQLAQQLMEGMARGELKPGDSLPSVRSFASDLGMNMHTVNKAYHLLEEKDFIQIVPKSGVIIQPKGMEKATDQQKQVLAEQIRPLLAEGMVLQLSEEEMVVMVRELVRQIKEG